The genomic window GTAGACCAGATTGGTGTCCAAACACCCACTAAAAGCCGTAATTGCTCTGTTACACTGAAAACAGGATTATGTTGGCTCAACTTTATAAAATAGGGAAGTAATTCAGTTTTGTAAAATTTCATTTCGGCATTTAAAGTTTCTGGCTTTCGATCTTGAACTCGTGCCAAAATTTCATTTTTAACTTTTAGTGTTTTTGTAACACTTAATTGATTTTTTTGTAAGAGGTCGAGCATTACCATTTACCCTTTTCTCATTTTTTTAGATGATCTTGGTAAGAATTAAAAACTGGTGAATTTAGTGCTTATCAAAGTATCATGCATCCCTTTATACTGTAAATGTAGAGCCTTTTAGCTCCTCCTTTTGACAGTTATTTGGTGTTTATGTGCTTGATACTATCTATTTTTACTAATAAAATGGTGTGATCCCGATCACTGTAAACTAAAATATATTCAAGAAGTATTTAAAAATTAGAGTATTGCATACATCGTGTAGCAGCTTACAGCAGAATTCAAGTATTTGAACCACATCTGTCGTAGGGGCGCAAGGCCTTGCGCCCCTACCGCGTGGTCTATTTACCTGAAAATAGCTGTAAGGCAGGGTACGAGAAGCGCTATCAATTCACATCCAATGAAGTGCGAAGAATGAAAATTTTGCTCCTTCACACTTCATTGTTTATCTGAAATTTCTAAGATTCTCTTCCCGATGCCCAGGTATCACGCCATTTTACAGTCCCTTCTTTGGCAATTACCCAGCGACGATTTACAAGATTTTCACGCAGAGGCGATCGCCCCTCCCGCCACATAGCATATTTATAAGCAATCAGCTTACCAGTACTCTCATCAAAGGGAATCTCAGCAGACCAGGTATTCGAGTTGATGTACTCTAGGGGATATGCTTTGCTGATATCCCAGTTACCCAACTCTGGGCAATCTCCAGTTACCACAATGATTTCACCGGGTTGGGTATCCACACCATTGAGTTGGACGCGCACAATTGTCTGTGCTTTTATCCGTTCCCCAACGTGGCTGAAAACAATCACTCCCCGTTCTTCTAGTACTAAGTCATAAATCTTACCATCTTTCACCTCATACTTATTGCGAGTCACTACGCAGGTATGTTCCCCATCGGGCAATTCTGTTTCTACTTCCGGGAGAGTAACTTCTCCTCCCCGGTTTAAAGCTACAAAGCATAGGGAGTCACGATAACGACGCACATAACAGTAAATGTCGGGGGTGAGATATTTTTGCCAGTGACTACCCATTGACACGGCTGGATTTAGTCGCCGTAAACCAGACAGCAGCCTGATGCAACGATAAATCTCACTCTCAGTATCCCAATTTTCCATCATCGGGCGGTTATAAGGGTCATTACCACCGTCGGTGTCGTTATGCAGATACTGTTCCGTACCGTAGTAAATGCAGGGAATGCCGCGAGATGTCATAATTAAGGCGATCGCAACCTTCAGCATCGCTGGATCGGGGTTCAGCGATTGGAAGCGGCACATATCATGGTTATCGATGAAAGTGACTAACTCTGCTGCCCCGTTATAGCGATAATCCTGGTCAAAAATGTATTGAATTGTTTGGAATCCATTTTCTGAACCTTGCCCCAGTGCGGCTCGAATTGCCACACACAATCCAAAGTCTAGAAGTGTCATGCCTGAGTGGTTAACAAATTCCACTGAGAGATCGTCAGTAGGATTACTGTAAATCCATTCACCAAAAATAAATACATCTGGTTTGTGATTGCTCATATCGCCAGTGAATTCTTGCCAAAACCAGATTGGCATATGCTTGACAGTATCCACCCGCAGTGCATCTACACCCCGGTCTAGCCATTGTTTAATGGCTGACTTGATATACTCACGATATTCAGTATTGTTTTCGTTGAAGGTTGCTAAACCAGATAGTTCACAGTTCTGAACTTGCCAATCGTCTTCCCAGTTTTGCACTTCGCCATAGTGGTGATACCAATTATTGGCATCATCATTGAAGTCAGCAATTTTCACGCCATCATCATATAATTCACCTTTGCTACCGCTGGTATCAGGTGTGCTATGGTTGCAGACAATATCTAGCACTAGCTTCATATTGCGCTTGTGCAGTTCCGCAATTAACCGATCAAAGGTTGTATTTTTTTCTTCTTGGGTAGCATTTAAAGAAGGGTTCTCTCCGTTAGCAATATAGCGAGGATTGAGCCGTTTAAAGTCTTTTGTCCAATAGCCATGTAGCGCTGCATTACCAACAAATAATTCTTCAACCTGCTCGAACAGTGGAGTTAGCCAAAGGGCAGTCACTCCCATATTTTTGAGATAATCTAATTTATCGATGACACCTTGCAAGTCACCACCCCAGTACTTACCCCATTCTTGTCTACTTGGATCGTACAGTTCTGAGTTTGCACCTTCGCTGTTATCTTGATCGCCATCATAAAAGCGATCGACCACAAGAAAATAAATGGTTTCCTGACGAAATTCAATATCTCTGGTGTAAAGAAACTCTAGGTCAATCTCAGTCTCTGATGGTGGTGTTTCTATAATAGCTTGTACTTTTTCGTGTGCAGAATCAACTTTGTATTGATCTGGTGAAAACTGGGATGGAGGGGTTTGTACCATAAAAAAACTCAAAATTTCATGAAATTCACGTTTTCACGTTTGTAGAACCAACAGTACAACGTTTCGAGTATTGTGTGTACCTACAAATTTCGGTATTGTGACATCCGGCCCACGGTGTAAGGATCTATCGCTAGCTAGTTCCTAATTCTATCGATAGATATAATTCATCTGCTAGAGAATAAAAACCAACCAATATAGCAATTATTAACAGTAATTGCTTGATCATAAAAATTTACAATATTTAGTCAAAGTGACCAGCGGTAAATACTGAGCCGATGATATGGGAAGTCAGCGTTTTGTAGAGTCTGATTACAGCAAGGCTTAATTAGCGCTGGAGATTAGCTCTCAACAAGGTTTCGTTATCCCTGAGCAATACCGAGTAAACGACGTAAGTTAAGTCGGTGGGAATAAATCAAACTATGTGTTTTGCAATGTAAAATTATTGTAATTGATTTCGTAGTCAGCGGCTCCAGCCCTTTTTTGCTCGCGTAGCGGACGCACCAGAGGACTTTAGTCCTCTTTACGAGACGCTATGGGAACACTACAAACCTTTTTATTTACGCCGTCCTACTTAGTTAGTCAACTTTTTCTCTAGAAGATTCGCTCCTTGGTAAACTGACCAT from Nostoc sp. UHCC 0926 includes these protein-coding regions:
- a CDS encoding alpha-amylase family glycosyl hydrolase, producing MVQTPPSQFSPDQYKVDSAHEKVQAIIETPPSETEIDLEFLYTRDIEFRQETIYFLVVDRFYDGDQDNSEGANSELYDPSRQEWGKYWGGDLQGVIDKLDYLKNMGVTALWLTPLFEQVEELFVGNAALHGYWTKDFKRLNPRYIANGENPSLNATQEEKNTTFDRLIAELHKRNMKLVLDIVCNHSTPDTSGSKGELYDDGVKIADFNDDANNWYHHYGEVQNWEDDWQVQNCELSGLATFNENNTEYREYIKSAIKQWLDRGVDALRVDTVKHMPIWFWQEFTGDMSNHKPDVFIFGEWIYSNPTDDLSVEFVNHSGMTLLDFGLCVAIRAALGQGSENGFQTIQYIFDQDYRYNGAAELVTFIDNHDMCRFQSLNPDPAMLKVAIALIMTSRGIPCIYYGTEQYLHNDTDGGNDPYNRPMMENWDTESEIYRCIRLLSGLRRLNPAVSMGSHWQKYLTPDIYCYVRRYRDSLCFVALNRGGEVTLPEVETELPDGEHTCVVTRNKYEVKDGKIYDLVLEERGVIVFSHVGERIKAQTIVRVQLNGVDTQPGEIIVVTGDCPELGNWDISKAYPLEYINSNTWSAEIPFDESTGKLIAYKYAMWREGRSPLRENLVNRRWVIAKEGTVKWRDTWASGRES